The following proteins are encoded in a genomic region of Cricetulus griseus strain 17A/GY chromosome 7, alternate assembly CriGri-PICRH-1.0, whole genome shotgun sequence:
- the Lrrc8b gene encoding volume-regulated anion channel subunit LRRC8B — protein sequence MITLTELKYLADAQSTYHILKPWWDVFWYYITLVMLLVAVLAGALQLTQSRVLCCLPCKVEFDNHCAVPWDLLKASRNMSSNTAMPLPLPLRIQNDLHRQQYSYIDAVCYERQLHWFAKFFPYLVLLHTLIFAACSNFWLHYPSTSSRLEHFVAILQKCFDSPWTTRALSETVAEQSVRPLKPSKSKTLLSTSCSADTDANKQALPYPQPGLESPGIESPTSSVLDKKEGEQAKAIFEKVKRFRLHVEQRDIIYRVYLRQIIVKVIFFVLIITYVPYFLSYITLEIDCLIDVQAFTGYKRYQCVYTLAEIFKVLASFYVVLVILYGLTSSYSLWWMLRSSLKQYSFEALREKSNYSDIPDVKNDFAFILHLADQYDPLYSKRFSIFLSEVSENKLKQINLNNEWTVEKLKSKLVRNSQDKVELHLFMLSGLPDNIFELTEVEVLSLELIPEVKLPASISQLVNLKELHVYHSSLVVDHPALAFLEGNLKTLRLKFTEMGKIPRWVFYLKNLKELYLSGCVLPEQLGTTQMEGFQDLKNLTTLYLKSNLSRIPQVVTDLLPSLQKLSLDNEGSKLVVLNNLKKMINLKSLELLSCDLERIPHSIFSLNNLHELDLKENNLKTVEEIISFQHLPSLSCLKLWHNNIAYIPAQIGTLSNLEQLFLSHNNIESLPLQLFLCTKLHYLDLSDNHLTFIPDEIQYLTNLQYFAVTNNNIEMLPDGLFQCKKLQCLLLGKNSLTYLSPLVGELSNLTHLELTGNYLETLPPELEGCQALKRSCLIVEDSLLNTLPLPVTERLQTCLDKC from the exons ATGATTACACTCACAGAGTTAAAGTACTTAGCAGATGCCCAGTCAACCTACCACATACTGAAGCCATGGTGGGATGTCTTCTGGTATTACATCACCCTCGTCATGCTGTTAGTGGCTGTGCTGGCTGGAGCTCTGCAGCTTACCCAGAGCAGGGTTCTGTGCTGTCTTCCATGCAAGGTGGAGTTTGACAATCACTGTGCTGTGCCTTGGGATCTCCTGAAAGCCAGCAGGAACATGTCCTCTAACACGGCCATGCCGCTGCCACTGCCGCTCCGGATCCAGAATGACCTCCATCGACAGCAGTACTCCTATATCGATGCTGTCTGTTATGAGAGACAGCTCCACTGGTTTGCCAAGTTTTTCCCCTACCTGGTGCTTCTGCACACGCTTATCTTTGCAGCCTGCAGCAACTTCTGGCTTCACTACCCCAGCACCAGCTCCAGGCTGGAGCATTTTGTGGCCATACTTCAGAAGTGCTTCGATTCTCCGTGGACCACACGGGCCCTGTCAGAAACAGTGGCCGAGCAGTCAGTGAGGCCCCTGAAACCCTCTAAGTCCAAAACATTGCTATCAACCTCGTGTTCTGCCGACACTGATGCCAACAAGCAGGCATTGCCCTACCCACAGCCAGGCTTGGAGTCTCCTGGCATAGAAAGCCCCACTTCTAGTGTCCTGGACAAGAAGGAGGGTGAGCAGGCCAAAGCCATCTTTGAGAAAGTAAAAAGGTTCCGCCTGCATGTAGAACAAAGGGACATTATTTATCGGGTGTACCTGAGGCAGATAATAGTCAAAGTCATTTTTTTTGTCCTCATCATAACTTATGTCCCCTATTTTTTAAGCTACATAACTCTGGAAATTGACTGCTTGATTGATGTACAGGCATTCACAGGCTACAAGCGCTACCAGTGTGTCTACACCTTGGCAGAAATCTTTAAGGTCCTGGCATCCTTTTATGTCGTGTTGGTGATACTTTATGGCCTCACCTCTTCCTATAGCCTGTGGTGGATGCTGAGGAGTTCCTTGAAGCAGTACTCCTTTGAGGCTCTCAGAGAGAAAAGCAACTATAGCGACATCCCCGACGTCAAGAATGATTTTGCCTTCATCCTCCATCTGGCCGACCAGTACGACCCCCTGTATTCCAAGCGCTTCTCCATCTTCCTGTCAGAGGTGAGTGAGAACAAACTGAAGCAGATCAACCTCAACAATGAGTGGACTGTCGAGAAACTGAAAAGCAAGCTTGTGAGGAACTCCCAGGACAAGGTAGAGCTGCACCTGTTCATGCTCAGCGGTCTCCCGGATAATATCTTTGAGTTGACAGAGGTGGAAgtgctgagcctggagctcatccCTGAGGTCAAgctgcctgcctccatctctcagcTTGTCAACCTCAAGGAGCTTCATGTGTACCATTCATCTCTGGTAGTGGACCATCCTGCCCTGGCCTTTCTAGAGGGGAACTTAAAGACCCTCCGCCTAAAGTTTACTGAAATGGGAAAGATCCCGCGCTGGGTGTTCTACCTGAAGAACCTCAAGGAACTATACCTATCAGGCTGTGTTCTCCCTGAGCAGCTGGGCACCACGCAGATGGAGGGCTTTCAAGACTTGAAGAACCTGACAACCCTCTACTTGAAGAGCAACCTGTCCCGGATCCCCCAGGTGGTGACGGACCTGCTTCCCTCCTTACAGAAGCTGTCCTTGGATAATGAGGGAAGCAAACTGGTTGTGCTgaacaatttgaaaaaaatgatcaACCTGAAAAGCCTGGAGCTTCTCAGCTGTGATCTGGAACGCATCCCACACTCCATCTTCAGTCTGAACAACCTGCATGAGCTGGATCTGAAGGAAAATAACCTAAAAACGGTGGAGGAGATCATCAGCTTCCAGCACCTTCCGAGCCTTTCCTGCTTGAAGCTTTGGCACAACAACATCGCTTACATCCCTGCCCAGATTGGAACGCTGTCCAACCTAGAGCAGCTCTTCCTGAGCCACAATAACATTGAGAGTCTGCCCTTGCAGCTCTTCCTATGCACCAAGCTACACTACCTGGATCTGAGTGATAACCATCTGACCTTCATTCCAGATGAGATCCAGTACCTGACCAATCTGCAGTACTTCGCCGTGACCAACAACAAC ATCGAGATGCTGCCAGACGGGCTGTTCCAGTGCAAGAAGCTTCAGTGTCTGCTTTTGGGAAAAAACAGCCTAACATATCTGTCCCCTCTGGTGGGGGAGCTGTCAAACCTCACccacctggaactcactgggaaTTACCTGGAGACACTGCCTCCAGAGCTGGAAGGGTGTCAGGCCCTGAAACGGAGCTGTCTGATTGTTGAGGACAGTTTGCTCAATACTCTTCCGCTGCCTGTGACAGAACGTTTGCAGACGTGCTTAGACAAATGTTGA